A genomic window from Fibrobacterota bacterium includes:
- a CDS encoding OmpA family protein, translated as MKLSLLLPSLLASAGLAVSADPIQLKNTIGVGIAAGGQYYDGSFGDNSMPYFRAHAEYHPTECIGARLIGGFGNISNGSTEFRTEYFSNIGIQGVLQHPFEVLGNIRPYLASGVSTDFGTVKWSGSEVYDLDYNFYMPIELGVEWLITRQISVTGFAETRVHSVDWDKLDGIATADDFYDKRDELLRAGVGVTYRFGLPSVSVPEVPKVAPVAKMVETVKPAAIVKVDSDLDGVLDPMDKCANTPAGVKVDGSGCPADSDKDGIADGQDKCASTPAGVKVDATGCPVDTDKDGVADFQDKCASTPAGVKVDATGCPVDTDKDGVADFQDKCPNTAVGVKVDATGCQEIKIEKGAKLTLEGILFKAGSADIDSSSAPNLAQAARAIKAAPASKIEVAGFTDNSGNAGKNQALSAKRAKSVQAYLVKLGVPAKQLVSKGYGPAQPIGDNKTDAGRAKNRRIEFRVK; from the coding sequence ATGAAACTCTCACTCCTCCTGCCCTCACTGCTTGCCAGTGCCGGTCTCGCCGTCTCCGCCGATCCCATCCAGCTCAAGAACACCATCGGTGTGGGCATCGCCGCTGGCGGCCAGTACTACGATGGCTCCTTCGGCGACAACTCGATGCCCTACTTCCGGGCCCACGCCGAATACCATCCCACCGAGTGCATCGGTGCGCGCCTGATCGGCGGGTTCGGCAACATTTCCAACGGCTCGACTGAATTCCGTACGGAGTACTTCTCCAACATCGGAATCCAAGGCGTTCTTCAACATCCTTTCGAGGTTCTCGGAAACATCCGCCCCTACCTCGCGTCGGGCGTCTCGACGGATTTCGGAACCGTCAAGTGGTCCGGAAGCGAAGTCTACGACCTGGACTACAACTTCTACATGCCCATCGAACTGGGCGTGGAATGGCTGATCACCCGCCAGATCTCCGTGACAGGATTCGCCGAAACCCGCGTACACTCCGTCGACTGGGACAAGCTCGACGGCATCGCCACCGCCGACGATTTCTACGACAAGCGCGATGAACTCCTGCGCGCGGGCGTGGGTGTCACCTACCGCTTCGGCCTGCCTTCGGTTTCCGTGCCGGAAGTCCCCAAGGTCGCCCCGGTCGCGAAAATGGTCGAAACCGTCAAGCCCGCCGCGATCGTCAAGGTGGACTCCGATCTGGACGGCGTTCTGGATCCGATGGACAAGTGCGCCAACACCCCCGCCGGTGTCAAGGTGGATGGCTCCGGCTGCCCCGCCGACTCCGACAAGGATGGTATCGCCGACGGCCAGGACAAGTGCGCCAGCACCCCTGCCGGCGTCAAGGTGGATGCCACAGGCTGCCCAGTGGACACCGACAAGGACGGCGTCGCCGACTTCCAAGACAAGTGCGCCAGCACCCCTGCCGGCGTCAAGGTGGATGCCACGGGTTGCCCAGTGGACACCGACAAGGACGGCGTCGCCGATTTCCAGGACAAGTGCCCCAACACCGCGGTCGGCGTCAAGGTGGACGCCACGGGTTGCCAGGAGATCAAGATCGAGAAAGGCGCCAAGCTGACCTTGGAAGGCATCCTCTTCAAGGCCGGATCCGCCGACATCGACTCCTCCAGCGCACCGAATCTCGCGCAGGCGGCTCGTGCGATCAAGGCGGCCCCCGCCTCCAAGATCGAAGTCGCCGGATTCACCGACAATTCGGGCAATGCGGGCAAGAACCAAGCTCTGTCCGCCAAGCGCGCGAAGTCGGTTCAGGCCTACCTGGTGAAGCTGGGCGTTCCCGCCAAGCAGCTGGTCTCGAAGGGATACGGCCCGGCCCAACCCATCGGCGACAACAAGACCGATGCCGGTCGCGCCAAGAATCGTCGCATCGAGTTCCGCGTCAAGTAA
- a CDS encoding endo-1,4-beta-xylanase, giving the protein MCPEAHALVKIWIAALLLTAGADRTHAQLAKGGTKFLGNITSRDDSYLDAVKPDFLQYWNQITAENVCKWGSVEGTQGQKNWARCDSVYRYAKKHQIPFKYHTLVWGSQYPYWMDNLAKDKQLAAVVDFMDSAAARYPEAELIDVVNEPYHAFPKSWALCLGDTSITNPVWIVKSFQMARKRWPKAKLVLNDYNNFRWDVDKFIQIVQAVQKIDPALIDAIGCQAHDLGATTGQYVNPEMTASDLAAVLKKLHDGTGLPIYVSELDLSYEDDQTQLAAYKSLFPVIWESPYVAGVTIWGYIYGKTWEQAKFSGLIKNEVDRPAFTWLKQYVKDNPNPPSPTSDVKKRLGVGASTGPKGLTVRSIEGRLEMGVVREGRFQRIGVNGRD; this is encoded by the coding sequence GTGTGTCCTGAAGCCCATGCATTGGTCAAGATTTGGATCGCAGCGCTGCTGTTGACCGCAGGTGCCGATCGCACCCACGCCCAGCTTGCCAAGGGCGGCACGAAATTCCTGGGCAACATCACCAGTCGCGACGACAGCTACCTGGATGCCGTCAAGCCGGATTTTCTCCAGTACTGGAACCAGATCACGGCAGAAAACGTCTGCAAGTGGGGATCCGTGGAGGGGACCCAGGGACAGAAGAATTGGGCGCGCTGCGACAGCGTGTATCGTTACGCCAAAAAGCACCAGATTCCCTTCAAGTACCACACTCTGGTGTGGGGGAGCCAATACCCGTATTGGATGGACAACCTGGCCAAGGACAAACAGCTCGCCGCGGTGGTGGATTTCATGGATTCGGCCGCGGCGCGCTATCCGGAAGCGGAACTGATCGATGTGGTGAACGAGCCCTACCATGCCTTCCCCAAGTCGTGGGCGCTTTGCTTGGGGGACACGTCGATAACAAATCCTGTCTGGATCGTGAAGTCCTTCCAGATGGCCCGCAAACGATGGCCCAAGGCGAAGCTGGTGCTCAACGACTACAACAACTTCCGGTGGGACGTGGACAAGTTCATCCAGATCGTCCAGGCCGTGCAGAAGATCGATCCCGCCTTGATCGACGCGATCGGATGCCAGGCCCACGACTTGGGCGCCACCACCGGCCAGTACGTCAATCCGGAAATGACCGCAAGCGACTTGGCTGCCGTCTTGAAGAAGCTGCACGATGGCACGGGACTTCCCATCTACGTGTCGGAGCTGGATTTGTCGTATGAAGACGACCAGACCCAACTTGCCGCCTACAAGTCGCTGTTTCCCGTGATCTGGGAATCCCCGTACGTGGCGGGGGTGACGATCTGGGGTTACATCTACGGGAAGACCTGGGAGCAAGCGAAGTTCTCGGGGCTGATCAAGAACGAAGTGGATCGTCCCGCCTTCACCTGGCTCAAGCAGTACGTCAAGGACAACCCCAATCCCCCCAGTCCCACATCGGATGTCAAAAAACGTCTGGGCGTGGGCGCCTCGACCGGACCTAAAGGATTGACGGTGCGGTCCATCGAAGGGCGGCTGGAGATGGGTGTGGTGCGCGAGGGACGGTTCCAACGCATCGGGGTGAACGGACGCGATTGA
- a CDS encoding type II toxin-antitoxin system VapC family toxin gives MLFDTDVLIWVQRGNLKAAKAIESAPRRRISILTQMELMQGVRDKREAQVLRSFLAEFEFRVLPLTESIGHRAAVYVEQLALSHGVRAVDAIIAATAVESAEPLCTANIKHFRPIPGIELSGLRL, from the coding sequence GTGCTCTTTGATACGGATGTCCTGATCTGGGTCCAGCGAGGGAATCTGAAAGCAGCAAAGGCGATCGAGTCGGCGCCGCGGCGCAGGATCTCGATCCTCACCCAGATGGAGCTAATGCAGGGTGTGCGGGACAAGCGGGAAGCGCAAGTCTTGCGCTCCTTCTTGGCTGAATTCGAATTCAGAGTGCTCCCTCTCACCGAATCGATCGGCCATCGCGCCGCCGTGTACGTGGAACAACTCGCCTTGAGCCACGGAGTCCGCGCGGTAGACGCCATCATCGCCGCCACGGCCGTCGAGTCCGCCGAACCGCTGTGCACAGCGAACATCAAGCACTTCCGCCCCATCCCTGGGATCGAACTATCGGGGCTTCGTTTGTAG
- a CDS encoding type II toxin-antitoxin system Phd/YefM family antitoxin, protein MYSYDIHFSGVTMDATVLDLRYRMASVLEALDRREEVRVLYHGKLKGRIIPEGGATSTSVASHPFFGSSKQESEESVNEVMDRLRGGRFRAL, encoded by the coding sequence ATGTATAGTTATGATATCCATTTTTCAGGAGTCACCATGGACGCCACCGTTCTTGATCTGCGCTACCGAATGGCCAGCGTTTTGGAGGCTTTGGACCGCCGGGAGGAAGTGCGTGTTCTCTATCACGGCAAACTGAAGGGCCGTATCATCCCCGAAGGAGGGGCCACATCCACTTCCGTGGCATCGCATCCCTTCTTCGGTTCGAGCAAGCAGGAATCGGAAGAATCCGTAAACGAGGTGATGGATCGCCTTCGCGGGGGACGCTTCCGTGCTCTTTGA
- a CDS encoding leucine--tRNA ligase: MPRYNPQSIEPKWQKVWLDQKTFRTPGLDTLDRSKPKAYILDMFPYPSGAGLHVGHPEGYTATDIVSRYKRMRGFNVLHPMGWDAFGLPAEQYALRTGTHPSITTKTNVDTFRRQIQSLGLSYDWDREVDTTDPSYYRWTQWIFSKLYETWYDPTTRKGRPISQLEIPSNVLAQGEKAVAEFVGSKRLAYTAEVSVNWCEAMKAVLANEEVTGEGRSVEGNHPVVKRPLKQWMLRIPLYAERLIEDLELVDWPDAIKEMQRNWIGKSHGAEVDFQVCKSADKIRVYTTRPDTLFGATYMVLAPEHALVAQITTPAQLAEVKAYQEQAARKSDLERTDLAKGKSGVWTGAKAVNPVNGVEIPVWISDYVLATYGTGAIMAVPAHDSRDWEFAKTFDLPIIRVLDGGKPDECWEEDGPHINSSNGEISLDGLGLTESVEKITAFLAAKGAGEPKVNYRLRDWLFSRQRYWGEPFPLIHWEDGTISLVPDSELPVRLPEMERFEPSGTGESPLANATDWLNVTDPVTGRKGRRETNTMPQWAGSCWYYIRYIDPRNAQTLIDNELAKYWLPVDLYVGGAEHAVLHLLYSRFWHKVLFDLGVVEHAEPFHKLYNQGMILAFAYEDARKATVQSSLVEERDGGWFHKETGEKLNQIVAKMSKTLGNVVTPDEVVASHGADAMRLYLMFMGPLDRAKPWQSNGIEGVHRFLSRVWRLLVDEDAENLVLKPLANTESVELERLRHQTILKVQEDIEGMRFNTAISQLMVYVNGLFETGTVPAVAAETLVQLLSPFAPHLAEELWSLLGKTSVLSYQPWPVGEASKAEEDSVEIALQVNGKLRDNAKVSKTATKDELLALAKANAKVQKFLEGQVIVKEIVVPGKIVNIVAKPA, translated from the coding sequence TTGCCTCGTTACAATCCGCAGTCCATCGAACCCAAATGGCAGAAGGTCTGGCTCGACCAGAAAACATTCCGCACCCCTGGACTCGATACCCTCGATCGCTCCAAGCCCAAGGCGTACATCCTGGACATGTTCCCGTACCCGTCCGGCGCCGGCCTGCACGTGGGCCACCCGGAAGGCTACACGGCCACGGACATCGTGAGCCGCTACAAGCGCATGCGCGGATTCAATGTCCTGCACCCCATGGGCTGGGACGCCTTCGGACTGCCTGCCGAGCAATACGCCCTGCGCACCGGCACCCATCCGTCCATCACCACCAAGACCAATGTGGACACCTTCCGTCGCCAGATCCAGTCGCTGGGACTCTCCTACGACTGGGACCGCGAAGTGGACACCACCGACCCCAGCTACTACCGCTGGACCCAGTGGATCTTCTCCAAGCTCTACGAGACCTGGTACGATCCCACCACCCGCAAGGGCCGCCCCATCTCCCAGTTGGAGATCCCTTCCAACGTGTTGGCCCAGGGCGAGAAGGCCGTGGCGGAATTTGTCGGATCCAAGCGCCTGGCCTACACGGCCGAGGTGAGCGTGAACTGGTGCGAGGCCATGAAGGCCGTGCTCGCCAACGAGGAAGTGACCGGCGAAGGCCGCTCGGTGGAAGGCAACCACCCGGTGGTCAAGCGCCCCCTCAAGCAGTGGATGCTGCGCATCCCGCTGTACGCGGAACGCTTGATCGAAGATCTGGAATTGGTGGACTGGCCGGACGCCATCAAGGAGATGCAGCGCAACTGGATCGGCAAGAGCCACGGTGCGGAAGTGGATTTCCAGGTTTGCAAAAGCGCGGACAAAATCCGCGTCTACACCACCCGACCGGACACCCTGTTTGGCGCCACCTACATGGTGCTGGCCCCCGAGCACGCCTTGGTGGCCCAGATCACCACCCCTGCGCAGCTGGCCGAGGTCAAGGCCTACCAGGAACAGGCCGCGCGCAAATCCGACCTGGAACGGACGGATCTCGCCAAGGGCAAGTCCGGCGTCTGGACCGGAGCCAAGGCGGTCAATCCGGTCAACGGTGTGGAAATCCCGGTGTGGATCTCCGACTACGTACTGGCCACCTACGGCACCGGCGCCATCATGGCCGTACCCGCCCACGATTCCCGCGACTGGGAATTCGCCAAGACGTTCGACCTGCCCATCATCCGCGTGCTGGATGGTGGCAAGCCGGACGAATGCTGGGAAGAGGACGGCCCCCACATCAACAGCTCCAACGGCGAGATCTCGCTGGACGGACTTGGATTGACAGAATCTGTCGAGAAGATCACCGCCTTCCTGGCCGCCAAGGGGGCGGGCGAGCCCAAGGTCAACTACCGTCTGCGCGACTGGCTCTTTTCCCGCCAGCGCTACTGGGGCGAACCCTTCCCGCTCATCCACTGGGAAGACGGCACCATCTCGTTGGTCCCCGATTCCGAGCTTCCCGTGCGCTTGCCGGAAATGGAACGCTTCGAGCCCTCTGGCACCGGCGAATCGCCTCTGGCCAACGCCACCGATTGGCTGAACGTAACGGATCCTGTCACCGGGCGCAAAGGGCGACGCGAAACCAACACCATGCCGCAATGGGCGGGCAGCTGCTGGTACTACATCCGCTACATCGATCCGCGCAACGCGCAGACGTTGATCGACAACGAGCTGGCCAAATACTGGTTGCCGGTGGACCTGTACGTGGGCGGCGCCGAACACGCGGTGCTCCACTTGCTGTACAGCCGTTTCTGGCACAAGGTGCTGTTCGATCTGGGAGTGGTGGAACACGCCGAACCCTTCCACAAGCTCTACAACCAGGGCATGATCCTGGCGTTCGCCTACGAGGACGCCCGCAAGGCCACCGTCCAATCGAGCCTTGTGGAAGAACGCGACGGCGGCTGGTTCCACAAGGAAACCGGCGAGAAGCTCAATCAGATCGTGGCCAAGATGTCCAAGACCTTGGGCAACGTGGTGACGCCGGACGAAGTCGTGGCCAGCCACGGCGCGGACGCCATGCGGTTGTATCTGATGTTCATGGGCCCGTTGGATCGCGCCAAGCCCTGGCAGTCCAACGGCATCGAAGGCGTGCACCGTTTCTTGTCGCGCGTCTGGCGCCTGTTGGTGGACGAAGACGCCGAGAACCTGGTGCTCAAGCCGCTGGCCAACACGGAATCCGTCGAACTGGAACGTCTGCGCCACCAGACCATCCTGAAGGTCCAGGAAGACATCGAAGGGATGCGCTTCAACACGGCCATCTCGCAGCTGATGGTCTACGTGAACGGACTGTTCGAAACCGGCACGGTACCTGCGGTGGCAGCCGAGACTCTGGTCCAGCTCCTCTCGCCCTTCGCGCCGCATCTGGCCGAGGAGCTTTGGAGCCTGTTGGGGAAGACCTCCGTCCTCTCCTACCAGCCCTGGCCCGTGGGCGAAGCCTCCAAGGCGGAAGAAGACTCGGTGGAGATCGCCCTTCAGGTCAATGGCAAGCTCCGCGACAACGCGAAGGTGTCCAAGACCGCCACCAAGGACGAACTCTTGGCGCTGGCCAAGGCCAACGCCAAGGTGCAGAAGTTCCTGGAAGGCCAGGTGATCGTCAAGGAGATCGTGGTGCCCGGCAAGATCGTGAACATCGTCGCCAAGCCGGCGTAG